In the genome of Chloroflexota bacterium, the window AACCCTGGCCGGAAAAGGATGGCGTCCGGCTGAACTTCAACCTTCGCATCCAGGTAGACCGTCACATTGTCGCCAAAACGCACGCCAGGCGACTGCGAGACGTAGAGAGCCAGCCAACCCATGATGAATCCATGTGGCTCACCATGTTGGGCTATGCGAACTGGCGATGGCACGTAGACCACTCCATCGATAAGCTCGGCCTTCTTGATGTCCGGGCGCGCGAGGTACCGGCGGTGGAACTCCTCGCGAGTGAGATGGTCACCGGCTTCCAGACTGGTGGACGCTTCGACGCGCACGGCCATGTCCCAACCTCCCCAGGGGCGGGCAGCAGCAAATCTGATGGGGTCTCCGTCAAGATTGTACGCCAGCCGGCGACGCCAGACGGCAGCCCGCCTGGATGGCGGGCTGCCGTCTGGTAGATCCGTCAGATGGCCGTCGCCCCCTTGAGCAAGGGGAGCAAGGGAGCGGCCAGCGTCAGCTCTTGAAGTAGAAGGTCACCGGCCGCGAGATGCCCGGCGACTTGCCGTCCGGGCTGTTGTACATCCGCGCGGGGATGTTCCCGAAGTTGTTCTTCGCCACGCGGATACCCTGCGCCGCCGGAGAGAGCCCGACCACGCCAATGGAGATGACGTTGTCCGTCACGAGCTTCCAGATCTGGCGGCCGGCCTGGATCCGCTCATCCTCGGGCATGCCGTACCCACGCCGGAACAGGTCGTAGATCTCCTTCAGGTAGGCCGGCGGCTCCTTCCCCTCCTTGCCGTTCGAGAGATACCACTTCGCATACAGGATGCCGCCAGCAGTCGTGGTGTTCGACGGGAAGATCTGGTCTGGGAACGTGAACATGTGCTCCGAGCCGTCCGCGACCCAGGCATCCAGATGGGTCTCGTTGCCGGCGGCGCGGCGCTCGGCCAGCGAGCGCTCGTTCTCCTGCACGATCAGGTCGATACCGATGCGCTTCCACTGGTCGCGCATCATCTCGCCGATGCGGGTGTACTGGAGGAACTGGCCGCCCTTGGTCTGCAGCTCGATCCGCAAACGCCCCTTGCCATCGGTCCGCGTCCGGAAGCCCTCGGGATCCTTCTGCGACAGGCCGATGGCGTCGAGCATCTCGTTCGCCTTCTTCTGATCGTAGCTGTGCCAGAGGGTCCGATACTCCGGGCCAGGGTTGTACTTGTTCGTCTCGACGGGCACCAGCGAGCCCGGCGTCCCCAGGCCCAGCCAGAACGTCTCGTTGAGCTGGTCGCGGTCCACGCCGAGCGAGAGCGCCCGGCGGAAGTCGACGTTCGTCAGCCACTTCGCGATCTCGGGGTCCGCCTCGTACGACAGGTTGAAGCGGATGTAGCAGTCCGCGCCGTAGTCTCCAGGATCGAGGAGCAGCCGGTAGTTGCCCTTCTGCTGGTTCTCCAGGATGACCGGGATCTTGCCCGCGTCGACGTGCCGCTCTTGCATGTCGTACTCGCCGGCGATGGTCCGGAGGTTGAGCACCTCCAGGTTCTCGGCGAGCGTCATCTGGACCTTGTCGAGGTACGGCAGCTGGTTGCCCTCTGGGTCCACCCAGATGCTGTACGGGTTCCGCTCCAGCACGAAGGTCGGATTGTTGATCGGCGTCCTGGTGACCCAGGGCGTCACGACCGGCAGGTCGGGGTTCAGGGTCCAGTCGTTCTTGAACTTGATCAGGTTGACCCAGTTGTCGAACCCTGCCGCCTTGACGTCGGCGTCGAGCTGCTCCTTGTTTGCGTACTTCGGCAGGTACTGCTTGAGGTAGTGCCCTGGCGCAAACGAGCCGAGGAAGTTGAGACCCTGAAAGGCGTGCCCGGAGATCGCCGTCGAGCCGGCCAGCACGTCCGGCAGCAGGTAGTACGGATCGGGGAAGACGTAGCGGACGGTGAACTCGTCGGCGCCCTTCTCGATCTTGCCGGGCTTCCCGTTGATGCTCATCAGGGTGTGCCCGGACGGCACCAGCTCCTTGTTCTGGTAGATCTCCTCGAACCAGAACGTGAAGGCGTCGGCGGTGAACGGCGTCCCGTCAGACCACTTCATGCCGCGCCGCAGGTTCAGCACCAGCACCTTGCCGCCGTCTTCGATCTTGAAGTCTCTGGCAATGTTCGGGACGACCTTCTCGCCGGTGTAGTCCCAGAAGAGGATGCTGTCTGGACCGGAGGCCGCGCGCCAGCCGTTCCACTTGTCGCCGGGGCCAGTGAAGCCTCGACGCCACGTGCCGCCGTACTTCCCGATCTCGTGGACCGGCTTCACGACGAGCGGGTCTTGTGGCACGCGCTGCTCGACGGGTGGCAGCTTGCCCGCCTTGACCAGCTCCGCGAGCATCGGCGCTTCCTTGAAGCTCTTCGGGAACTGGGCGACGTCTGTGATGATCGTCGGCCCTTCGAGCTTCCCGATCAGTTGCGCGCCAAGCTTCGGCTCGCCAGCCGGCTTTGCCGGCGCGGCAGCCGCCGCCGTCGGTTTCGCGACCTCGGCAGGTTTGGCGGCCTCGGCAGGTTTGGCGGCCTCGGCCGGCTTCGTGGCCTCGGCCGGCTTCGCCACCGCGGGGGCCGTGGTGGCGGCTGGTTTCGCCGCCTCGGCGGGTTTGGGCGCCTCAGCCGGCTTCGCGGCCGGCGGCGCGGACGCCTGACTACACGCTGCCAGGAGTCCGAGCCCCGCCAGACTCGCCGCTCCCTTGAACCCGAACGC includes:
- a CDS encoding ABC transporter substrate-binding protein: MARVHGFSRRELFAFGFKGAASLAGLGLLAACSQASAPPAAKPAEAPKPAEAAKPAATTAPAVAKPAEATKPAEAAKPAEAAKPAEVAKPTAAAAAPAKPAGEPKLGAQLIGKLEGPTIITDVAQFPKSFKEAPMLAELVKAGKLPPVEQRVPQDPLVVKPVHEIGKYGGTWRRGFTGPGDKWNGWRAASGPDSILFWDYTGEKVVPNIARDFKIEDGGKVLVLNLRRGMKWSDGTPFTADAFTFWFEEIYQNKELVPSGHTLMSINGKPGKIEKGADEFTVRYVFPDPYYLLPDVLAGSTAISGHAFQGLNFLGSFAPGHYLKQYLPKYANKEQLDADVKAAGFDNWVNLIKFKNDWTLNPDLPVVTPWVTRTPINNPTFVLERNPYSIWVDPEGNQLPYLDKVQMTLAENLEVLNLRTIAGEYDMQERHVDAGKIPVILENQQKGNYRLLLDPGDYGADCYIRFNLSYEADPEIAKWLTNVDFRRALSLGVDRDQLNETFWLGLGTPGSLVPVETNKYNPGPEYRTLWHSYDQKKANEMLDAIGLSQKDPEGFRTRTDGKGRLRIELQTKGGQFLQYTRIGEMMRDQWKRIGIDLIVQENERSLAERRAAGNETHLDAWVADGSEHMFTFPDQIFPSNTTTAGGILYAKWYLSNGKEGKEPPAYLKEIYDLFRRGYGMPEDERIQAGRQIWKLVTDNVISIGVVGLSPAAQGIRVAKNNFGNIPARMYNSPDGKSPGISRPVTFYFKS